From the genome of Cognaticolwellia beringensis, one region includes:
- the lnt gene encoding apolipoprotein N-acyltransferase, translating to MLQRIHRNITDKENALSFFLGLALVLCYAPFSYYWLMVILLPAWLYSLQGKSAKAAAKQGFIFAFGWFSAGISWVHVSIDQFGGLPLAVSILLMVALCLYLALFLALACFLAARFSYQNKLNLWLLLPFWLLAEFLRGVLLTGFPWLTLGYSQIDGPLAAFAPVIGEKGISALIIAISIAIVYIIKQRKRYLHLAFLAAICVASLSLQQTVWVSPTGKSVKTVMVQGNIKQAMKWAPELTWPTMLKYVDLTRQHYPADIIIWPESAITAIEPSTQAQEFLEIAQSSALLNNSTIISGIIDYNFNSKDYYNNLIVLGKESPDDEQGSYQYNNENRYAKHHLLPIGEFVPFADWLRPLAPFFNLPMSSFSRGEYVQNNLIANGYHLLPLICFEVAFAEQLSANFSNQTDLLLTVSNDAWFGDSHGPHQHLEIVRMRALEFGRPFLRATNNGITAVIDHQGDILKQIPQFEQAVLSTQVPLVTGLTPYARYTRIIDFAIPLLLLLLAFIRRFQHKESQNVT from the coding sequence ATGTTACAACGAATCCACAGAAATATAACCGATAAAGAGAATGCCCTCAGCTTCTTTTTAGGATTGGCGTTAGTGTTGTGCTATGCGCCATTTTCTTATTATTGGCTGATGGTAATACTCTTGCCGGCGTGGTTATATTCACTGCAAGGAAAGTCAGCTAAAGCGGCCGCTAAACAAGGGTTTATTTTTGCTTTTGGTTGGTTTTCTGCCGGTATCAGCTGGGTACATGTCAGTATTGACCAGTTTGGCGGATTACCGCTAGCTGTTTCGATATTACTGATGGTCGCTCTGTGTTTATATTTAGCGTTATTTCTCGCCCTGGCCTGTTTTTTAGCCGCCCGTTTTTCCTATCAAAACAAACTTAACCTCTGGCTTTTATTACCCTTTTGGCTTCTCGCTGAGTTTTTACGTGGCGTATTATTAACCGGTTTTCCGTGGTTAACTTTAGGTTATAGCCAAATCGATGGTCCTTTAGCTGCTTTTGCCCCTGTCATTGGCGAAAAGGGCATCAGTGCGCTCATTATTGCCATTAGCATCGCTATCGTTTATATCATCAAACAGCGCAAGCGCTATCTACATTTGGCTTTTCTTGCCGCGATATGCGTAGCTAGTTTGTCGTTACAACAGACAGTTTGGGTATCTCCAACGGGTAAGTCTGTTAAAACCGTTATGGTACAAGGAAATATCAAGCAAGCAATGAAATGGGCGCCAGAATTAACTTGGCCTACCATGTTGAAGTATGTAGACCTCACCCGGCAACATTACCCTGCCGATATTATTATTTGGCCAGAGTCGGCTATTACCGCGATAGAGCCGAGTACGCAAGCGCAAGAGTTTCTAGAAATTGCACAAAGCTCTGCCTTACTCAATAACAGCACGATTATTTCCGGTATTATTGATTACAACTTCAATAGCAAAGACTATTACAACAATTTAATTGTCCTCGGCAAAGAGTCTCCTGATGACGAGCAAGGTAGTTATCAATATAACAATGAAAATCGTTACGCTAAGCATCACTTATTGCCCATTGGTGAATTTGTCCCTTTTGCGGATTGGTTAAGACCACTAGCGCCGTTTTTTAATTTACCTATGTCATCGTTTAGTCGCGGTGAATACGTCCAAAACAACTTAATAGCCAATGGCTACCATTTGCTGCCACTCATCTGTTTTGAAGTGGCTTTTGCAGAGCAACTTAGCGCCAACTTTTCTAATCAAACTGACTTGTTACTCACCGTAAGTAACGATGCATGGTTTGGTGACTCACATGGTCCGCACCAACATTTAGAAATTGTAAGAATGCGCGCGTTAGAGTTTGGCCGACCATTCTTGCGAGCAACTAACAATGGCATCACGGCTGTTATTGATCATCAAGGCGATATTCTCAAACAAATCCCACAGTTCGAACAAGCGGTACTTAGCACTCAAGTGCCTTTAGTAACAGGGTTAACACCTTACGCGCGTTATACACGTATTATCGACTTTGCCATTCCTTTATTACTCTTATTGTTGGCATTTATTCGCCGATTTCAGCACAAAGAAAGTCAAAACGTTACATAG
- a CDS encoding HlyC/CorC family transporter, whose translation MSDDQPHSSNGSSNKSILDKIMQVFTGEPRSKDQLVNALNDAEDREFINPEIKQMIEGVLEVSDMKVRDIMIPRSQMITLDINDPLEKSLAIIVDSGHSRFPVINEDIDDVEGILLAKDLLAYGFHQVEEAFTIAQVIRPAIIVPESKKVDPLLKEFRQQRYHMAIVVDEYGGVSGVVTIEDILELIVGEIEDETDDAMEEDIKYLAGQVYQVKALTDLTDFNNYFKFQFNESDADTIGGIVIQHFGHMPKKGEKITINKVIFKVTAADSRRIQTLQITVPKEHVVAGKVAD comes from the coding sequence ATGAGCGACGACCAACCCCACTCTAGTAACGGTTCTTCAAATAAGTCAATCTTGGATAAAATTATGCAAGTATTTACCGGAGAACCGAGAAGTAAAGACCAGCTCGTCAATGCATTAAACGATGCTGAAGACCGTGAATTTATTAACCCTGAAATCAAGCAAATGATCGAAGGCGTACTTGAAGTATCTGATATGAAAGTACGTGATATTATGATCCCGCGATCGCAGATGATCACCTTAGATATTAATGATCCTTTAGAGAAATCACTAGCTATTATAGTCGATTCTGGGCATTCAAGATTTCCTGTCATCAATGAAGATATTGACGATGTTGAAGGAATATTGTTAGCGAAGGATTTATTAGCTTACGGCTTTCATCAGGTTGAAGAAGCATTCACCATCGCACAGGTGATTCGCCCAGCAATTATTGTACCTGAAAGTAAAAAAGTTGATCCGCTTTTAAAAGAGTTTCGCCAACAACGCTATCATATGGCCATTGTTGTTGATGAATACGGTGGGGTATCCGGTGTCGTAACCATTGAAGATATCTTAGAGTTAATCGTGGGTGAAATTGAAGATGAAACCGATGATGCCATGGAAGAGGATATTAAATATCTTGCGGGCCAAGTTTATCAAGTAAAAGCCCTTACGGATCTTACCGACTTTAATAACTACTTTAAATTCCAATTTAATGAAAGTGACGCAGACACCATTGGGGGTATTGTTATACAACACTTTGGTCATATGCCTAAAAAAGGTGAAAAAATCACCATTAATAAAGTCATATTTAAAGTGACTGCAGCCGATAGTCGTCGTATTCAAACTTTGCAAATTACCGTACCAAAAGAACATGTTGTAGCAGGAAAAGTCGCTGATTAA
- the ybeY gene encoding rRNA maturation RNase YbeY codes for MANNTANIIVDLQVACGDKPVPEIHDFQGWVEAALTPYKKPFELTIRLVSSDESRQLNYQYRGKDKATNVLSFPFEVPEGIELDLLGDLVICVDVVEQEAIAQHKSANAHWAHMTVHGCLHLLGFDHIEDDEADEMEALETKIITGLGFAAPYEIN; via the coding sequence ATGGCGAATAACACTGCTAATATTATTGTTGATTTACAAGTAGCTTGTGGTGATAAACCTGTCCCTGAAATACATGATTTTCAAGGTTGGGTCGAGGCCGCACTCACCCCCTATAAAAAGCCCTTTGAGCTAACCATTAGGTTAGTGAGCAGTGATGAAAGCCGTCAGCTTAACTATCAGTATCGCGGTAAAGACAAGGCGACCAATGTTTTATCATTCCCTTTTGAAGTACCTGAAGGTATTGAGCTTGATTTGTTGGGTGATCTTGTCATTTGCGTTGATGTTGTCGAGCAAGAAGCCATTGCTCAACACAAAAGCGCAAACGCGCACTGGGCACATATGACGGTACATGGTTGCCTGCATTTACTCGGTTTTGATCATATTGAAGATGATGAAGCAGATGAAATGGAAGCACTCGAAACGAAAATCATTACCGGTTTGGGTTTTGCTGCTCCGTATGAAATAAATTAG